In the Candidatus Krumholzibacteriia bacterium genome, one interval contains:
- a CDS encoding ABC transporter permease: MTPPFIAMLFAFTIALPEQGGRVILEDRLASALVLAPGDTVEIRMTGDNRDATAFVVAGTHTPPPDPAGISRSSRTVWMSLPDLEDLSGRHDRVSRFVLALAPGANADSTVTALNQMEMGFRAYHATDVAARSSETFVVISNFHKAISFLSIMAGSAFLAAIVLLQVQELRKSLGVLRVLGFSRRRIYVSVVGETVLLANTGAAIGVALALVVSRGVNMYYRRYFDTDLVFSAVTGMHVALAFGIATLVGLLVGSLATAYLFRLQVNEVLGR, encoded by the coding sequence ATGACCCCACCATTCATCGCAATGCTGTTCGCCTTTACCATCGCGCTTCCGGAGCAGGGCGGCCGCGTGATCCTGGAGGATCGCCTGGCCTCCGCCCTCGTCCTCGCGCCGGGCGACACGGTGGAAATTCGCATGACCGGCGACAACCGGGACGCCACCGCCTTCGTGGTGGCGGGCACCCACACACCCCCGCCCGACCCGGCGGGCATCAGCCGCAGCAGCCGCACGGTATGGATGTCGCTCCCCGACCTCGAAGACCTCTCCGGACGCCACGACCGCGTGAGCCGCTTCGTGCTGGCGCTTGCGCCGGGCGCGAATGCCGATTCGACGGTGACCGCACTCAACCAAATGGAAATGGGCTTTCGCGCCTACCACGCCACCGACGTGGCCGCGCGCTCTTCTGAGACCTTCGTGGTGATCTCCAACTTCCACAAGGCAATCTCGTTTCTCTCCATCATGGCCGGCTCGGCCTTCCTGGCCGCCATCGTGCTCCTGCAGGTTCAGGAGCTGCGCAAGTCGCTCGGCGTGCTGCGCGTGCTGGGCTTCTCGCGGCGGCGCATCTACGTTTCGGTGGTGGGGGAAACGGTGTTACTCGCCAACACGGGCGCGGCAATCGGGGTGGCGCTGGCACTGGTGGTGTCGCGCGGGGTAAACATGTACTACCGCCGCTATTTCGACACCGATCTCGTCTTTTCCGCGGTGACGGGAATGCACGTGGCCCTGGCATTCGGGATCGCCACGCTGGTGGGACTGCTGGTGGGATCGCTGGCAACCGCCTACCTGTTCCGTTTGCAGGTGAACGAGGTGCTGGGCCGATGA
- a CDS encoding aspartate carbamoyltransferase catalytic subunit, translating to MTQSRHLLGLEGMSAEDLIRYLDTAESFKEISERPVKKVPALRGITVANLFFEPSTRTRISFELAEKRLSADSVNFSASGSSVSKGETLRDTAENIEAMKVDMIVIRHGASGAPHFLASLLDGSVVNAGDGSHEHPTQGLLDMFTLRERWGSFEGKKVVIVGDVAHSRVARSNIHGLVTMGVEVVVCGPPTLMPPEVERFGVRVETDLKKAVEGADAINVLRIQRERQKAGMFPSLDEYARVWGINTDVLKNAQKNCIVMHPGPMNRGIEIAQDVADGERSVILDQVTNGVAVRMAVLYLVSGAAALELGETQTAEQKAREGKQVA from the coding sequence ATGACCCAGTCAAGACACTTGCTCGGCCTGGAAGGAATGAGCGCGGAGGATCTCATCCGCTACCTGGACACCGCGGAGTCCTTCAAGGAAATTTCCGAGCGTCCGGTCAAGAAGGTGCCCGCGCTGCGCGGCATCACGGTGGCGAACCTGTTCTTCGAGCCCAGCACACGCACGCGCATCAGCTTCGAGCTGGCCGAGAAGCGCCTCAGCGCGGATTCGGTGAACTTCAGCGCCTCCGGGAGCAGCGTGTCCAAGGGTGAGACGCTGCGCGACACGGCGGAGAACATAGAAGCCATGAAGGTGGACATGATCGTGATCCGCCACGGTGCCTCCGGCGCGCCGCACTTTCTGGCCAGCCTGCTGGACGGGTCGGTGGTCAACGCGGGCGACGGTTCGCACGAGCACCCCACCCAGGGACTGCTGGACATGTTCACGCTGCGCGAGCGGTGGGGCAGCTTCGAGGGCAAGAAGGTGGTGATCGTGGGCGACGTGGCGCACAGCCGCGTGGCGCGCTCCAACATCCACGGCCTGGTCACCATGGGTGTGGAGGTGGTGGTGTGCGGCCCGCCCACCCTGATGCCGCCCGAGGTCGAGCGCTTCGGTGTACGCGTGGAAACGGACCTGAAGAAGGCGGTGGAGGGCGCGGATGCCATCAACGTCCTGCGCATCCAGCGCGAGCGGCAGAAGGCGGGAATGTTCCCGAGCCTGGACGAGTACGCCCGCGTATGGGGGATCAACACCGACGTGCTCAAGAACGCACAGAAGAATTGCATCGTCATGCACCCGGGGCCGATGAACCGCGGCATCGAAATCGCGCAGGACGTCGCCGACGGAGAACGCTCGGTGATCCTCGATCAGGTTACCAACGGTGTTGCGGTGCGCATGGCCGTGCTCTATCTGGTGAGCGGCGCCGCGGCGCTGGAGCTGGGAGAGACGCAGACCGCGGAACAGAAGGCACGGGAAGGGAAGCAGGTGGCATGA
- a CDS encoding HAD hydrolase-like protein, translated as MKLILFDIDGTLVDSGKQPRLAFAEALMEVYGETGDIYNHEFSGKTDPRIMLDLLTEAGRTREEVVAWLPSARDAYLDRLDEILHRDRMRILPGLPGLLDALAARDDLALGLLTGNFERGAKIKLSRVGIDGYFAFGSYGDDQFDRNDLPPVALERAHALLGRRFDAADAVIVGDSLLDVACAKAHGLKCLAVSTGWTSAEKLAAANPDWLVDDLTAVADHEAFGS; from the coding sequence GTGAAACTCATCCTGTTTGATATCGACGGCACGCTGGTCGACAGCGGCAAGCAGCCGCGCCTCGCCTTCGCCGAAGCCCTCATGGAGGTCTACGGCGAGACCGGCGACATTTATAACCACGAGTTCTCGGGGAAGACCGACCCGCGCATCATGCTGGACCTGCTCACCGAAGCCGGCCGCACGCGGGAGGAGGTGGTGGCGTGGCTGCCTTCGGCCCGCGACGCCTACCTCGACCGCCTCGACGAGATCCTGCACCGCGACCGCATGCGCATTCTGCCGGGCCTGCCCGGACTGCTCGATGCCCTCGCCGCACGGGACGATCTTGCCCTGGGTTTGTTGACGGGGAATTTCGAACGAGGCGCAAAGATAAAACTCTCGCGGGTGGGGATCGACGGCTACTTCGCCTTCGGCAGTTACGGCGACGATCAGTTCGACCGCAATGACCTGCCGCCGGTGGCGCTGGAACGCGCCCACGCCCTGCTGGGGCGCCGCTTCGACGCGGCCGACGCGGTGATCGTGGGGGACTCGCTGCTGGATGTGGCCTGCGCGAAGGCGCACGGTCTCAAGTGCCTCGCGGTGTCCACGGGCTGGACGTCCGCGGAGAAACTCGCCGCCGCCAACCCGGACTGGCTGGTGGACGACCTCACCGCGGTCGCAGACCACGAGGCGTTCGGGTCGTAG
- a CDS encoding GNAT family N-acetyltransferase yields MVRPRGRRGKGILRGVRKGCSANSGALGLVIRDQHSVFPAGHCAREHRRKGFATEALRCVTKYCSTKCGVTEFMAHIDPENHRSPSLAERLAMRCVGSGPHPVDGAQSDIYSVVVAPRSNRDDS; encoded by the coding sequence ATGGTACGCCCCCGGGGGCGGCGAGGCAAGGGGATTCTTCGGGGCGTCCGCAAGGGCTGTTCCGCGAATTCCGGCGCCCTCGGACTTGTCATACGGGACCAGCACTCCGTATTTCCTGCTGGCCATTGTGCTCGCGAACACCGGCGCAAGGGGTTCGCGACCGAAGCGCTGCGGTGCGTGACGAAGTACTGCTCCACGAAGTGCGGGGTCACGGAGTTCATGGCGCATATCGATCCTGAGAATCACCGCAGCCCGTCGCTGGCGGAGCGACTCGCCATGCGCTGCGTGGGAAGCGGGCCTCATCCCGTCGATGGAGCGCAGTCTGATATCTACTCCGTCGTCGTCGCGCCACGCAGCAACCGGGACGACAGTTGA
- a CDS encoding SLC13 family permease produces MTPEIALLLLILGAGIAIFWSEKVSPDVTALGILLALVLTGLLPTERAFAGFGSHTVILILGLLIMTAALQRTGVVDVIGRALMRQSGKSPTRALLLLMVAAATMSAFMSNTASTAFFLPVAFSMAQRTNTSAGRFLMPLAFASTLSSSVTLVSTSTNVVVSGVMRDHGMAPMGLFELAPIGIPIALAGILYMILIGRRLVPDRAKAQDLADRFGLRPYLSELIVTPKSGLAGKTLAQAKIGENLGLTVLHIVRDKREYIQPDGATLLQDGDVLMVEGRQEDIVRVKDIAGVKIKADVTLSDPELQKHDMGLVEAILLPGSALIGRTLRGFRFRERFGLQVLGMNHRGVHVVRKMSDVPLQIGDVLLLQGRRDVLSRMRDEPTFQALGRVELMDTLRPNRARAPVAIATFVGVLALAALGILPIAISVMLGVVIVFATRCISPAAAYATVEWRVIIMIAALLGLGTAMQETGAAAYLAGFLVDGLGPRWLLGGFFMLTVLLTQPMSNQAAAIVMLPIALQAAILTDLNPRPFAMMIAIAASCSYLTPLEPSCAMVYGPGSYRFRDFVRVGAPLTLLIFVLALVMVPRLWP; encoded by the coding sequence GTGACACCAGAGATCGCACTGTTACTGCTGATTCTCGGCGCCGGCATTGCAATTTTCTGGTCGGAGAAGGTCTCTCCCGACGTTACCGCGCTCGGCATTCTGCTGGCATTGGTGCTCACCGGGCTCCTGCCCACCGAGCGCGCCTTCGCCGGCTTCGGCAGCCACACCGTCATTCTGATCCTGGGCCTGCTCATCATGACCGCCGCCCTGCAGCGGACGGGTGTGGTGGACGTGATCGGCCGCGCGCTCATGCGCCAGAGCGGCAAGAGTCCCACCCGAGCGCTGCTGCTGCTGATGGTGGCCGCGGCCACCATGAGCGCGTTCATGAGCAACACGGCATCGACCGCTTTCTTTCTCCCCGTCGCATTCAGCATGGCCCAGCGCACCAACACCAGTGCGGGGCGCTTCCTGATGCCGCTGGCGTTCGCATCCACGCTGAGCAGTTCTGTCACTCTGGTGAGCACGTCCACCAACGTGGTGGTGAGCGGTGTCATGCGCGACCACGGCATGGCGCCCATGGGTCTCTTTGAACTCGCCCCCATCGGTATCCCCATCGCGCTGGCGGGGATCCTGTACATGATTCTCATTGGCCGGCGATTGGTGCCGGATCGCGCCAAGGCGCAGGACCTGGCCGACCGCTTCGGCCTGCGACCCTACCTGAGCGAACTCATCGTCACGCCCAAATCCGGCCTCGCGGGCAAAACGCTGGCGCAGGCGAAGATCGGGGAGAACCTGGGCCTTACCGTTCTGCACATCGTGCGCGACAAGCGCGAGTACATCCAGCCCGACGGGGCCACGCTGCTGCAGGATGGCGACGTGCTCATGGTGGAGGGGCGGCAGGAGGACATCGTGCGCGTGAAGGACATCGCCGGTGTGAAGATCAAGGCGGACGTGACGCTGTCCGACCCGGAACTGCAGAAGCACGACATGGGCCTGGTGGAGGCGATCCTGCTGCCTGGTTCGGCGCTCATCGGGCGCACCCTGCGTGGTTTTCGCTTCCGCGAGCGCTTCGGGCTGCAGGTGCTGGGGATGAACCATCGCGGTGTGCACGTGGTGCGCAAAATGAGCGACGTGCCGCTGCAGATCGGAGACGTCCTGCTGCTGCAGGGGCGCCGCGACGTTCTCTCGCGCATGCGCGACGAACCCACCTTTCAGGCACTGGGGCGCGTAGAGCTGATGGACACGCTGCGCCCCAACCGCGCGCGCGCGCCGGTGGCGATTGCCACCTTCGTGGGCGTGCTCGCGCTGGCGGCACTGGGGATTCTTCCCATCGCGATCTCGGTAATGCTGGGCGTCGTGATCGTGTTTGCCACGCGTTGCATCTCACCCGCGGCGGCCTACGCCACGGTGGAGTGGCGTGTAATCATCATGATCGCGGCGTTGCTCGGGCTGGGCACGGCCATGCAGGAAACGGGGGCGGCGGCGTACCTTGCCGGTTTCCTGGTGGACGGACTGGGGCCACGCTGGCTCCTCGGCGGCTTCTTCATGTTGACGGTCCTGCTTACCCAGCCCATGTCCAACCAGGCCGCGGCCATCGTCATGCTGCCCATTGCGTTGCAGGCGGCGATTCTGACCGATCTAAATCCGCGCCCATTTGCCATGATGATTGCCATCGCCGCGAGTTGTTCGTACCTGACCCCCCTCGAACCGTCGTGCGCGATGGTTTATGGCCCCGGCAGCTACCGCTTCCGCGATTTCGTGCGCGTGGGCGCGCCGCTGACGTTGCTCATATTCGTGCTCGCGCTGGTCATGGTGCCCCGCCTGTGGCCGTAG
- a CDS encoding dihydroorotate dehydrogenase electron transfer subunit, giving the protein MAAFFAPAHAHEHSARVIDNVQLSRRYFLLRLARPDGFVEPQAGQFVHVAVPAAGDGRFFLRRPFSIHDCTREFIDLVIVEVGPGSRALRHRVEGDRVDFYGPLGHPYPVLPGKRILGLGGGVGLAPLYYYGFRAPGNLGDGYRLIYGARTREDLFLEHVPLETRGVILATDDGSHGFQGNVVQAAERELAREPADAIFSCGPTVMMRAAQALADRMHIPHYASLENRMGCALGACRACVVPTTLDGGSHYRTVCHDGPVFDGSILRWKELPVP; this is encoded by the coding sequence ATGGCAGCCTTCTTTGCGCCCGCGCACGCGCACGAGCACAGCGCGCGCGTCATCGATAATGTTCAACTCAGCCGGCGCTATTTTCTGCTGCGCCTGGCGCGGCCGGACGGGTTCGTGGAGCCGCAGGCGGGGCAGTTCGTGCACGTCGCCGTCCCCGCGGCGGGCGACGGACGCTTCTTTCTGCGCCGGCCCTTCAGCATCCACGATTGCACCAGAGAGTTCATCGATCTCGTCATCGTGGAAGTCGGGCCCGGCTCGCGCGCACTTCGTCACCGGGTCGAAGGCGACCGCGTGGATTTCTACGGACCCCTGGGACACCCGTACCCGGTGCTGCCGGGTAAACGCATCCTCGGTCTCGGTGGCGGCGTGGGGCTCGCGCCGCTCTACTACTACGGCTTCCGTGCGCCGGGGAACCTGGGTGACGGCTACCGGCTGATCTACGGCGCGCGCACCCGGGAAGATCTCTTCCTGGAACACGTGCCGCTCGAAACGCGCGGCGTGATCCTCGCCACCGACGACGGCAGCCACGGTTTCCAGGGCAACGTGGTGCAGGCCGCGGAACGCGAACTCGCGCGCGAGCCCGCCGACGCCATCTTCTCCTGCGGTCCCACCGTGATGATGCGCGCCGCGCAGGCGCTGGCCGACCGCATGCACATCCCGCACTACGCGTCGCTCGAAAACCGCATGGGGTGCGCGCTGGGCGCGTGCCGCGCGTGCGTCGTACCCACCACCCTCGACGGCGGCAGCCACTACCGCACCGTGTGCCACGACGGCCCGGTGTTCGACGGCTCCATTCTGCGCTGGAAGGAGTTGCCCGTCCCATGA
- the pyrR gene encoding bifunctional pyr operon transcriptional regulator/uracil phosphoribosyltransferase PyrR — protein MHYKATLMDRDQIRRAVKRIAHEIVERNGGVDGIVVVGIRRRGVPLAQRIAEYIEQNEGQPIPVGALDITLYRDDFQRITRHPHVGKTDIKEDITDKVIVLVDDVLFTGRTIRAALDELIDYGRPRKIQLAVLVDRGHREFPIKADYVGKNVPTSENELVDVQLAEIDGEDEVLLAEKQS, from the coding sequence ATCCATTATAAGGCGACGCTCATGGATCGCGACCAGATCCGCCGCGCCGTCAAGCGCATCGCCCACGAGATCGTGGAGCGCAACGGGGGTGTGGACGGGATCGTGGTGGTAGGCATCCGCCGCCGCGGCGTCCCGCTGGCCCAGCGTATTGCCGAATACATCGAGCAGAACGAAGGACAGCCCATCCCCGTGGGTGCGCTCGACATCACCCTGTACCGCGACGACTTCCAGCGCATTACGCGCCACCCCCACGTGGGAAAGACCGACATCAAGGAAGACATCACCGACAAGGTGATCGTGCTGGTGGACGACGTGCTCTTCACCGGCCGCACCATCCGCGCGGCACTCGACGAGCTCATCGACTATGGCCGCCCGCGCAAGATTCAGCTCGCGGTGCTGGTCGATCGCGGACACCGGGAGTTTCCCATCAAGGCCGACTACGTGGGCAAGAACGTGCCGACTTCGGAAAATGAACTGGTCGACGTCCAACTCGCCGAGATCGACGGCGAGGACGAGGTCCTTCTCGCGGAGAAACAATCATGA
- a CDS encoding tetratricopeptide repeat protein → MRTARARGWTSVALLGALITLSACAYFNTLYNAEQQFKEAQKLDTRAAQTQPGQSQQSQPSQQSQPTSASPAARQYEDVIEKCKKMIANYPDSKHVDDAMLLSAKSLYALGRYEEAVAALDTLERTHPESNLLDDAEFLKGKSLYASDKYDLAALALRDFVSEHRKNDHRPEALYLLCSSLMELGMYDEAVRALGILEKDHDHSNYRFTAQVEMADILARKEQYQESLNVYSRLSESRIPESYRYDVWIGMARVQTQLGEYHNAITTLEGVKTLPRSIEKEPIAILLRARAHAALDSTIIAIDEYKDVTTRFARGTYAAEAYYRLGVLYESMDSLQTAQHNYQEVPRAYSSSDYAEDAIKRSGNISRMLKVQETSGDDSPEAVAMRTFSLAEIQFFQFESPDKAVANYEKVANDFPDSEYAPKAVYALGYISGVVHGDTLKARQYYEVLITRYPDSAQAQLAQGFYAGAPAPPPVSEWVQKAPAPQVVPPPGPDTRNRPQRPVPRPVAGVDSARVRRPAVADTSAVAPPPAPVVADTTAAPADSSGGGG, encoded by the coding sequence GTGCGTACCGCGCGGGCACGGGGCTGGACTTCGGTTGCGTTGTTGGGCGCGCTGATCACGCTCAGCGCGTGCGCGTACTTCAACACGCTCTACAACGCCGAGCAGCAGTTCAAGGAGGCGCAGAAGCTGGATACGCGCGCCGCCCAGACCCAGCCCGGGCAATCCCAGCAATCGCAGCCCTCCCAGCAGTCACAACCCACGAGCGCCAGTCCCGCGGCCCGCCAGTACGAGGATGTCATCGAGAAGTGCAAGAAGATGATCGCCAACTATCCCGATAGCAAACATGTGGACGATGCCATGCTGCTCTCGGCCAAGTCGTTGTACGCGCTGGGCCGCTATGAAGAGGCAGTCGCTGCACTGGACACGCTGGAACGCACGCATCCCGAGAGCAACCTGCTGGACGACGCGGAATTCCTCAAGGGAAAGTCGCTCTATGCCAGCGACAAGTACGACCTCGCAGCGCTGGCGCTGCGCGATTTCGTGTCCGAGCACCGCAAGAACGACCATCGCCCGGAGGCCCTGTACCTGCTGTGCTCGAGCCTCATGGAGCTGGGGATGTACGACGAGGCCGTCAGGGCGCTCGGGATTCTCGAGAAGGACCACGACCACTCGAACTATCGCTTCACCGCCCAGGTGGAGATGGCCGACATCCTGGCGCGCAAGGAACAGTACCAGGAGAGTCTCAACGTGTACAGCCGACTCAGCGAGTCGCGCATCCCGGAATCCTACCGGTACGACGTGTGGATCGGGATGGCGCGCGTGCAGACCCAGCTGGGCGAATACCACAACGCGATCACGACGCTGGAGGGTGTGAAGACGCTCCCGCGCTCCATCGAGAAGGAGCCCATAGCCATCCTGTTGCGGGCACGCGCGCACGCGGCACTCGACTCCACCATCATCGCCATTGACGAGTACAAGGATGTCACCACGCGCTTCGCGCGCGGTACCTACGCCGCGGAGGCGTACTACCGACTCGGTGTGTTGTACGAATCCATGGACAGCCTGCAGACCGCGCAGCACAACTACCAGGAGGTGCCGCGGGCATACTCGAGTTCGGACTACGCGGAGGACGCCATCAAGCGCAGCGGCAACATCAGCCGGATGCTCAAGGTGCAGGAGACATCGGGCGATGACAGCCCGGAAGCCGTGGCCATGCGAACCTTCTCGCTGGCCGAGATTCAGTTCTTCCAGTTCGAGAGCCCCGACAAGGCCGTCGCGAACTACGAAAAGGTCGCCAACGACTTCCCCGACAGCGAGTACGCCCCCAAGGCGGTCTACGCCCTCGGGTACATCAGCGGCGTGGTACACGGCGATACGCTGAAGGCGCGCCAGTACTACGAGGTGCTCATCACCCGCTATCCGGACAGCGCACAGGCGCAACTGGCGCAGGGCTTCTACGCCGGTGCGCCGGCTCCGCCGCCGGTCTCGGAATGGGTGCAGAAGGCGCCCGCGCCGCAGGTGGTCCCGCCGCCCGGCCCCGATACGCGCAACCGGCCGCAGCGGCCCGTGCCGCGACCGGTGGCCGGCGTCGATTCCGCGCGCGTCCGCCGTCCCGCCGTGGCGGACACCAGCGCGGTTGCGCCGCCACCCGCACCGGTTGTGGCAGATACCACCGCCGCGCCGGCCGATTCCAGTGGTGGTGGCGGCTGA
- a CDS encoding dihydroorotate dehydrogenase — MSDIGVQIGPVRFKNPVFIASGICGYAEEYSPLVNLSGLGGVVTKTITMRPREGNLPPRIHELPHGMLNSIGLENVGLERYVAEKLPQLNQRPDVAVMVSVAAETEDEFVRLAETFAPMDGYAGLELNLSCPNVKGEALDQGRNPQLVERIARIVKERIPQKSLWIKVTPNITSVADVARAAEQGGADAIAAINTVIGIDFDLETGKPVFARGSAGYSGPAILPIALQKVWECAKAVKIPIVGIGGISSIDDVRKFFLAGATAVQVGTVLYNDPALPERIIAALEENPAWVTARALPARFAPAG; from the coding sequence ATGAGCGACATCGGTGTGCAGATCGGCCCGGTTCGCTTCAAGAACCCCGTGTTCATCGCGTCGGGCATCTGCGGCTACGCGGAGGAGTACTCGCCGCTGGTCAATCTCTCCGGCCTCGGTGGCGTGGTCACCAAGACCATCACCATGCGTCCGCGCGAGGGCAACCTGCCGCCGCGCATCCATGAGCTGCCGCACGGTATGCTCAACTCCATCGGGCTGGAGAACGTGGGGCTCGAGCGCTACGTGGCCGAGAAGTTGCCGCAGCTCAATCAGCGCCCCGACGTGGCGGTCATGGTGAGCGTGGCCGCGGAGACCGAGGACGAGTTCGTCCGCCTGGCCGAGACCTTCGCGCCCATGGACGGCTACGCCGGTCTTGAACTCAACCTCAGCTGCCCCAACGTGAAGGGCGAGGCGTTGGACCAGGGGCGCAACCCGCAGCTCGTCGAGCGCATCGCGCGTATCGTCAAGGAGCGCATCCCGCAGAAGTCCCTGTGGATCAAGGTGACCCCCAACATCACCAGCGTGGCCGATGTGGCGCGCGCGGCGGAGCAGGGGGGTGCGGACGCCATCGCCGCCATCAACACCGTCATCGGCATCGACTTCGACCTGGAGACGGGAAAGCCTGTGTTCGCGCGCGGCAGCGCGGGCTACTCCGGGCCGGCCATTCTTCCCATCGCGCTGCAGAAGGTGTGGGAGTGCGCCAAAGCGGTGAAGATTCCCATCGTGGGCATCGGCGGCATCTCTTCTATTGACGACGTGCGCAAGTTCTTCCTGGCCGGTGCCACCGCGGTGCAGGTGGGCACGGTTCTCTATAATGACCCCGCTCTCCCCGAGCGCATCATCGCCGCGCTCGAGGAGAACCCGGCCTGGGTGACGGCGCGGGCGCTTCCCGCGCGGTTCGCACCCGCCGGCTGA
- a CDS encoding dihydroorotase → MMLSLDNLTHRSFIIDNVTVVDPARNTLFPGYVVVADGKIEGVERGRAKEAALPIYDGRGLHLAPGFVDIHVHLREPGHEYKETIATGTRAAVAGGFTSVACMPNTIPAIDDRSVVEFILTQAKIAGLAKVYPIAAATIGRKGEVLSEYHDLVDAGAVAVSDDGSPVGTADMARRVMEYTVPLGIPFIEHCEDMCASGDGVMHEGFYSTKLGLKGIPAYSEEVCLARDLTILRAVKGAKYHGAHMSTRGSIQLIRRAKEDGLSVTAETAPHYLCLEDKDLVTYDTSKKINPPLRGAEDREAMIEAIKDGTIDCIASDHAPHAAHEKQVEFSAAPNGSVGLETMFPLVVKHLVAPGHLTLPQALALITHKPAACLGIPGGTLSRGASADLVLFDPAEPWTVRAEDLHSRSKNSAFIGHEVTGRVKHTLVNGVCVSTAGVGV, encoded by the coding sequence ATGATGCTGAGTCTCGACAATCTCACCCATCGCTCGTTCATCATCGATAACGTGACCGTCGTGGACCCGGCGCGCAACACCTTGTTCCCCGGCTACGTGGTCGTCGCCGACGGCAAGATCGAAGGCGTCGAACGCGGACGCGCGAAAGAGGCGGCGCTCCCCATCTACGACGGGCGCGGGTTGCATCTGGCGCCGGGCTTCGTGGACATCCACGTCCACCTGCGCGAGCCCGGACACGAGTACAAGGAAACCATCGCCACCGGCACGCGCGCCGCGGTGGCGGGTGGGTTCACGTCGGTGGCGTGCATGCCCAACACCATTCCCGCCATCGACGACCGCAGCGTGGTGGAGTTCATCCTCACCCAGGCGAAGATTGCGGGTCTGGCGAAGGTGTATCCCATCGCCGCGGCCACCATCGGCCGCAAGGGCGAGGTGCTGAGCGAGTACCACGATCTGGTGGATGCGGGCGCGGTGGCGGTGAGCGACGACGGCTCGCCGGTGGGCACCGCCGACATGGCGCGCCGGGTGATGGAGTATACGGTGCCGCTGGGAATCCCGTTCATCGAGCACTGCGAGGACATGTGCGCCTCGGGCGACGGTGTCATGCACGAGGGCTTCTACTCCACCAAACTCGGCTTGAAGGGAATTCCCGCGTACAGCGAAGAAGTGTGCCTCGCCCGCGATCTCACCATTCTGCGCGCGGTCAAGGGCGCGAAGTACCACGGCGCGCACATGTCGACGCGGGGCTCCATCCAGCTCATCCGCCGCGCCAAGGAAGACGGTCTCTCGGTGACGGCGGAAACCGCGCCCCACTACCTGTGCCTGGAGGACAAGGATCTCGTCACCTACGACACCAGCAAGAAGATCAACCCGCCCCTGCGCGGCGCCGAGGACCGCGAGGCCATGATCGAGGCCATCAAGGACGGAACCATCGACTGCATCGCATCCGATCACGCTCCCCACGCGGCCCACGAGAAGCAGGTGGAGTTCAGCGCGGCGCCGAATGGTTCCGTGGGGCTCGAGACCATGTTTCCGCTGGTGGTCAAACATCTGGTTGCCCCGGGTCATCTCACGCTGCCGCAGGCGCTGGCGCTCATCACCCACAAGCCGGCGGCATGCCTCGGCATCCCCGGTGGGACGCTCAGCCGCGGGGCTTCCGCGGACCTGGTGCTCTTCGATCCGGCGGAGCCGTGGACGGTGCGCGCCGAGGATCTGCATTCTCGCTCAAAGAACTCCGCCTTCATCGGGCACGAGGTCACCGGCAGGGTGAAGCACACGCTGGTGAACGGCGTGTGCGTCTCGACGGCGGGGGTGGGAGTGTAG